Below is a window of Gallaecimonas xiamenensis 3-C-1 DNA.
GTGGGCGCCTGGCCTGGCTGCAGCAGCGCTTGGGGTTTAGGCCGGTAGACTGGGTACTGAGCCCGCCAGGCCTGGATTGGCAGGGGTTACCGCCGGGAGTTAGGCGCCTGGAGGTCAGCTTGGCGTCATCGCAGATCTTTTACCGCCATAACAGGGCCGCCCTGGCCAACGGCCTGGAAAAGATCCTGGCCAACTGTGGATAACTCTGGGGATTATTGTCCTGGTCCTGTGGGTGGTGACGGCTGTAGCCCAGGCGCCTTGCGATCTGCAAAGAACTGGATATACTGACAGTTACTGTAAATAAAACCAGTTGAGAGTGCCCATGCGTCCGCTTACCCCGCGCCAACAGCAAATCCTGGAGCTGATCCGTGACCGTATTTCGGCCAGCGGCATGCCGCCGACCCGGGCCGAGATCGCCCAGCAGCTGGGGTTCAAGTCGGCCAACGCCGCCGAAGAGCATCTCAAGGCCCTGGCCAAGAAAGGGGTAATAGAGATACTGGCGGGCACCTCCAGGGGCATCCGCCTGCTGGAAGACGAAAGCGCCAACGATGAAAGCGGCCTGCCCCTTATCGGCCAGGTGGCTGCCGGTGAACCCATTTTGGCTACCCAGCATATCGAGTCCCACTTCCAGCTGGATCCTGACTTTTTCCACCCCAGGGCCGATTTCTTGCTGCGGGTCAAAGGGGAAAGCATGAAGAAGATCGGCATCATGGACGGCGACCTGCTGGCCGTGCACAAGACCACCCAGGCCCGCAACGGCCAGGTGGTGGTAGCCCGGGTGGAGGACGAGGTGACGGTCAAACGACTGGAGCAGTCAGGGCACCAATTACGGCTGATCGCCGAAAACGACGACTTTGAGGATATTTTGGTGGATCTGCGGGAAACCCCGGTCACCATCGAGGGCTTGGCGGTAGGCGTTATTCGCAGCGGCAGCTTCTAAATTTCCTTTTCAAAAAACAACTTAGCCATAAGGCCGCGAGCTGGTCCGAGTTCGCGGCCTTTTGCTATTTATCTGTTCGAGTTACTGGACTAAGTGCCGGATATTGATTAAGTCTTAAGCAGAACAACAGAAAGTCGTGCCGGATAAGAATCGATTACAGGCACACCCTGCATCCAGAAAGCAAAGCCGTATTCTTGTGGTCGATGCGGGTTGGCGGGGGAGAGCTTTCATAGAGCTTGGCGGTACTGTGCAAGGCTCTTTTCCAGACGTTTGCGGTACGCAAATGGACGGAGGAGATGCACGTGAGCAGCAATCACCGTGTCGGCGGCTTGTTGGCGCTGGCCTGCGGCTGCCTGGCGTTGGGAGCCAGGGCCGACGGCTACAACATGACCGAAGGGGTTACCGAATTCAGCCAGCAGGTCTACGGCCTGCACATGACCATTTTCTATATCTGCTGTGCCATTGGCGTCCTGGTGTTTGGCGTCATGTTCTACAGCCTGATCCGCCATCGTAAGTCCAAAGGGGCCCAGGCTGCCGACTTCCACGAGTCCACCAAGGTGGAGATCCTCTGGACCCTGATCCCCTTCATCATCTTGATCGCCATGGCGGTGCCTGCCACCCAGGCCCTGGTCAGCGGTGACGATGACGGTGCCGGCAAGGCCGACCTGACAGTGCAGATCACCGGCTCCCAATGGAAATGGCATTACCAGTACCTGGGTACGGATGTGGGGTTTTATTCCCTGCTGGCTACCCCCAGGGATCAGATAGCCAACCGCCTGCAAAAGGGTGACAACTACCTGCTGGAGGTGGACAGGCCCCTGGTTCTGCCCACCGACCGCAATATCCGCTTCGTCATCACCTCAGAAGACGTGATCCACTCCTGGTGGCTGCCGGCCTTTGCCGTCAAGAAAGACGCCAACCCAGGCTTTATCAACCAGGTGCAGACCCGTATCAAGGAACCCGGTATCTACCGTGGCCAATGTGCCGAGCTGTGCGGCAAAGACCACGGCTTTATGCCCATAGTGGTGATTGCCAAGACCCCTGGGGATTTTGACCAGTGGCTGGCCGGCGAACAGGTTCGCATCGCCGAGAAGAAAGCCGAGGAAGACAAGCTGCTGGCCATGAACAGGTCCATGGACGAGCTAATGGCCCAGGGCGAGCAGCTCTACAACGGCCACTGTGCCATGTGCCACCAACCCAATGGGGCAGGGCTGCCGGGGGCCATTCCCGCCCTCAAGGGCAGCGCCATCGCACTGGGCGATCTCAACGGCCATCTAGATATCGTTATCAACGGCAAGAGCGGCACCGCCATGCAGGCCTTCGGCAAACAGCTCAGCCTGTCTGAGTTGGCCGCCATCATCACCTATGAACGCAATGCCTGGGGCAACGACACCGGCGACGCCGTCCAGGCCGCCGATCTCCATCACTTTATCCAGGGCACCGCTCAGTAGGAGGCACGCATGCAGGTCAGCAGAGAAATGGATGCTCAAGGGGGCGTAGGCGCCAGCGAGCATCATGACGAACATGCCCACCATGGCCCGGCCAAGGGGCTGATGCGCTGGGTAACCACCACCAACCACAAGGACATCGGCAGTCTCTACCTCTGGTTCAGTTTCATCATGTTCCTGATCGGCGGTTCCATGGCCATGGTGATCCGCGCCGAGCTGTTCCAGCCAGGGCTGCAACTGGTGGAGCCACAGTTTTTCAACCAGATGACCACGGTGCACGGCCTTATCATGGTGTTCGGTGCGGTAATGCCGGCCTTCGTGGGCCTTGCCAACTGGATGATCCCCATGATGATCGGCGCGCCGGACATGGCGCTGCCGCGCATGAACAACTGGAGCTTCTGGATCCTGCCTTTCGCCTTCACCATCTTGCTGTCCAGCCTCTTTATGGACGGCGGTGGCCCGGCTTTCGGCTGGACCTTCTATGCCCCTTTGTCCACCACCTATTCGTCTGATTCCACGGCGCTGTTTGTATTTTCGGTCCACATCATGGGGATCAGCTCCATCATGGGGGCCATCAACGTCATAGTGACCATCTTCAACCTCCGTGCCCCCGGCATGACCTGGATGAAGCTGCCGCTCTTTGTCTGGACCTGGCTTATCACCGCCTTCCTGCTGATCGCGGTGATGCCGGTGCTGGCGGGGGCCGTGACCATGGTGCTCACCGACAAATACTTCGGCACCGACTTTTTCAATGCCGCCGGTGGCGGCGATCCGGTGATGTTCCAGCACATCTTCTGGTTCTTCGGGCACCCCGAGGTGTACATCATGATCTTGCCGAGTTTCGGCATCATCAGCGCCATCCTGCCTACCTTCGCCCGCAAGAAGCTGTTCGGCTATTCGTCCATGGTCTATGCCACCGCCAGTATTGCCGGCTTGAGCTTCGTGGTCTGGGCCCACCATATGTTCACCACCGGCATGCCGCTGTTTGGCGAGCTGTTCTTCATGTACTGCACCATGCTGATCGCGGTGCCCACCGGGGTGAAGGTGTTCAACTGGGTGGCCACCCTCTGGAAGGGGTCCATCAGTTTCGAAGTGCCCATGCTGTTTGCCCTGGCCTTCGTGGTGTTGTTCACCATAGGGGGCTTTTCCGGGCTGATGCTGGCCATCCCCCCGGCGGACTTCCAATATCACGACACCTACTTTGTGGTGGCCCACTTCCACTATGTACTGGTGACGGGGGCCATCTTCTCGATCATGGCCGCCGCCTACTACTGGCTACCCAAGTGGACCGGGCACATGTTCGACGAAGGCCTGGCCAAGCTGCACTTCTGGTGCTCGCTGGTTTCGGTGAACGTGCTGTTCTTCCCCATGCACTTTCTGGGGCTGGCCGGTATGCCGAGACGGATCCCCGACTACGCCCTACAATTTGCCGACCTCAACAAGATAGTGTCCATCGGCGGCTTTGCCTTTGGCCTGAGCCAGCTCATCTTCCTGTGGGTGGTGATCAAGTGCATCAAGGGCGGTAAGCCGGCCAGTGACCATGTCTGGGAAGGCACCGAAGGGCTGGAGTGGACCCTGCCAAGCCCGGCTCCCTATCACAGCTTCACCACCCCACCGGAGATCAAGTGATGGCCGGCGACGCCAACAGCAGGTTGGTCAAGAAGCTGCTGTTGGGGGTGGCGCTGATGTTCGGCTTTGCCTTTGCCCTGGTGCCCCTCTATGACGTTTTTTGCCAGGTGACCGGCATCAACGGCAAAACCGGGGGCGCCGTGGCGGCCCCCAGCCTGGACATGGAAGACGACAGCCGGGTGATCACCGTCGAGTTTGTTGCCTACATCAGCGGTGACCTGCCTTGGGAGTTCAAGCCGGAAGTGACCCGGGTCGAGGTGCATCCCGGCGAGCGCAAGACGGTGCAGTTCTACGCCAAGAACCTGGCCAACCACGAAATCGTGGCCCAGGCCATCCCCTCGGTGGCGCCGGGGCTAGGGGCCAAATACTTTCACAAAATTGAATGTTTCTGCTTTAACCGCCAACCCCTGGCGGCCAAGCAGGACACCCAGATGGGGCTGCTGTTCTTCCTGGACCCTGAGCT
It encodes the following:
- the lexA gene encoding transcriptional repressor LexA yields the protein MRPLTPRQQQILELIRDRISASGMPPTRAEIAQQLGFKSANAAEEHLKALAKKGVIEILAGTSRGIRLLEDESANDESGLPLIGQVAAGEPILATQHIESHFQLDPDFFHPRADFLLRVKGESMKKIGIMDGDLLAVHKTTQARNGQVVVARVEDEVTVKRLEQSGHQLRLIAENDDFEDILVDLRETPVTIEGLAVGVIRSGSF
- the coxB gene encoding cytochrome c oxidase subunit II, producing MHVSSNHRVGGLLALACGCLALGARADGYNMTEGVTEFSQQVYGLHMTIFYICCAIGVLVFGVMFYSLIRHRKSKGAQAADFHESTKVEILWTLIPFIILIAMAVPATQALVSGDDDGAGKADLTVQITGSQWKWHYQYLGTDVGFYSLLATPRDQIANRLQKGDNYLLEVDRPLVLPTDRNIRFVITSEDVIHSWWLPAFAVKKDANPGFINQVQTRIKEPGIYRGQCAELCGKDHGFMPIVVIAKTPGDFDQWLAGEQVRIAEKKAEEDKLLAMNRSMDELMAQGEQLYNGHCAMCHQPNGAGLPGAIPALKGSAIALGDLNGHLDIVINGKSGTAMQAFGKQLSLSELAAIITYERNAWGNDTGDAVQAADLHHFIQGTAQ
- the ctaD gene encoding cytochrome c oxidase subunit I translates to MQVSREMDAQGGVGASEHHDEHAHHGPAKGLMRWVTTTNHKDIGSLYLWFSFIMFLIGGSMAMVIRAELFQPGLQLVEPQFFNQMTTVHGLIMVFGAVMPAFVGLANWMIPMMIGAPDMALPRMNNWSFWILPFAFTILLSSLFMDGGGPAFGWTFYAPLSTTYSSDSTALFVFSVHIMGISSIMGAINVIVTIFNLRAPGMTWMKLPLFVWTWLITAFLLIAVMPVLAGAVTMVLTDKYFGTDFFNAAGGGDPVMFQHIFWFFGHPEVYIMILPSFGIISAILPTFARKKLFGYSSMVYATASIAGLSFVVWAHHMFTTGMPLFGELFFMYCTMLIAVPTGVKVFNWVATLWKGSISFEVPMLFALAFVVLFTIGGFSGLMLAIPPADFQYHDTYFVVAHFHYVLVTGAIFSIMAAAYYWLPKWTGHMFDEGLAKLHFWCSLVSVNVLFFPMHFLGLAGMPRRIPDYALQFADLNKIVSIGGFAFGLSQLIFLWVVIKCIKGGKPASDHVWEGTEGLEWTLPSPAPYHSFTTPPEIK
- a CDS encoding cytochrome c oxidase assembly protein; translation: MAGDANSRLVKKLLLGVALMFGFAFALVPLYDVFCQVTGINGKTGGAVAAPSLDMEDDSRVITVEFVAYISGDLPWEFKPEVTRVEVHPGERKTVQFYAKNLANHEIVAQAIPSVAPGLGAKYFHKIECFCFNRQPLAAKQDTQMGLLFFLDPELPPEIQTLTLSYTLYNLSARENS